One segment of Podospora pseudopauciseta strain CBS 411.78 chromosome 5 map unlocalized CBS411.78m_5.2, whole genome shotgun sequence DNA contains the following:
- a CDS encoding uncharacterized protein (COG:S; EggNog:ENOG503P5YD), with translation MLSLSSLSALCALAVAVLAVDPAPPTLTYLFSVNLTFAEPISIGSVPYGTRDLLTISGGNAVGPKISGTVGKGLDWGLTSRQGVFSPDALYSLHTDDNATILIFEKGHAPHVHILFETASPKYEWLNSAVAYATGGPNEVGVGLDVWQ, from the exons ATGCTATCCCTTAGTAGTTTATCTGCCCTCTGTGCCCTCGCTGTGGCAGTGCTAGCTGTCGATCCCGCCCCTCCGACCCTAACCTACCTCTTCAGCGTTAACCTGACATTCGCGGAGCCCATTTCCATCGGTTCTGTCCCCTACGGCACAAGGGATCTCTTGACAATCTCGGGCGGGAATGCTGTAGGCCCGAAGATCAGTG GGACAGTTGGAAAGGGTCTCGACTGGGGCCTGACCTCACGCCAGGGTGTGTTCAGCCCAGACGCCCTCTACTCGTTGCACACCGATGACAACGCCACGATCTTGATCTTCGAGAAGGGACACGCGCCTCATGTGCACATCCTGTTCGAGACGGCGAGCCCAAAGTACGAGTGGTTGAACTCGGCTGTTGCGTATGCCACTGGAGGGCCGAATgaggttggagttgggttgGATGTTTGGCAG TAA
- a CDS encoding uncharacterized protein (EggNog:ENOG503PA55; COG:S), which translates to MSDPPSPEPRPDRRTREVAMYGDEMVEERQEASYDWVNEKIQNPELRTEIIRIVKKYHGGRAGKWHSSLCGSYNAVFVIEFQDPESYGMMRVPLPRFSLELREEKVQAEVNLMRYVAANTTIPIPHIYHSGTASQNPTGLGPFIIMDYHPNLVHLSTFLADPDTDPEAPNTINPTMPEDKILSLYRQMSNILLQLDKLTMPQSGCLGYVDGEYTVHARALPQTLTDTITMAGCPESVLGPSNRVLNTSHEVYQFLTDLHIAQLVFQRNDAVESADDARDKYTARHMLRRAAYMNLLPSPSYTSRQEHITPTPETFKLICDDLTPHNVLVDPETGEVRAVIDWEWAWFGPRSMAADPPWWLMLRKPDMWNGGVEGGIDDWVGKYPKYLGIFLRALEQEEEKLGKGQEVAVRCLGEPLEDDRVAEDGTVSEWLDNLHISGDSSTTTTTTTISTNQEGPKEPPLSIRMRKNWEDGSFWINYAARRSYGLDPIYWKFIDERLFGENPAGGYEKRAESMTAEARELMEMVVKDKMKEKNGERKVVEWFAEEARGHLARVLGYGQL; encoded by the coding sequence ATGTCCGACCCGCCTTCACCGGAACCTCGACCGGATCGCCGGACGCGCGAGGTCGCCATGTATGGAGATGAAATGGTGGAAGAGCGTCAAGAAGCGTCATATGACTGGGTCAATGAAAAGATCCAGAATCCCGAGTTGCGCACAGAGATCATCCGCATAGTCAAGAAGTACCACGGCGGAAGAGCTGGGAAATGGCACTCATCCCTCTGCGGGAGCTACAACGCCGTCTTCGTCATTGAGTTCCAAGATCCTGAGAGCTACGGCATGATGCGCGTCCCGCTCCCGCGCTTCAGCCTGGAACTGAGGGAAGAGAAAGTCCAAGCTGAAGTCAACCTCATGCGTTACGTCGCGGCAAataccaccatccccatcccccacatCTACCACTCGGGCACCGCCTCACAAAATCCCACCGGTCTCGGacccttcatcatcatggacTACCACCCAAACCTAGTCCACCTGTCCACCTTTCTCGCAGACCCAGACACCGACCCCGAAGCCCcaaacaccatcaacccaacCATGCCCGAAGACAAgatcctctccctctaccGCCAAATGagcaacatcctcctccaactcgaCAAACTCACCATGCCCCAAAGCGGCTGCCTCGGCTACGTGGACGGGGAGTATACCGTCCACGCCCGCGCCCTCCCCCAGACCCTAAccgacaccatcaccatggccgGCTGCCCCGAGTCTGTCCTCGGCCCCTCCAACCGCgtcctcaacacctcccacGAGGTCTACCAGTTCCTCACTGACCTCCACATTGCCCAGCTCGTCTTCCAGCGCAACGACGCCGTTGAGTCGGCGGACGACGCCCGGGACAAGTACACGGCCCGGCACATGCTTCGCAGGGCGGCGTACATGAACCTGCTGCCGTCACCAAGCTACACGAGTCGGCAGGAGCACATCACACCGACGCCCGAGACGTTCAAGCTCATCTGCGACGACTTGACGCCGCACAACGTGCTGGTTGATCCCGagacgggggaggtgagggcggTGATTGATTGGGAATGGGCTTGGTTCGGGCCGAGGTCAATGGCGGCCGACCCGCCCTGGTGGTTGATGCTGAGGAAGCCAGATATGTGGAATggtggggtggaaggggggataGATGATTGGGTGGGAAAGTATCCGAAGTATCTGGGGATTTTCCTCAGGGCGTTggaacaggaggaggaaaaacTTGGAAAGGGACAGGAGGTGGCTGTACGTTGTCTTGGGGAGCCGTTGGAAGACGATAGGGTGGCCGAAGACGGGACGGTGTCGGAGTGGCTTGACAATCTTCATATATCGGGAGAtagcagcaccaccaccactaccaccactaTATCTACCAACCAGGAAGGACCAAAAGAACCACCTCTCTCCATCAGGATGAGAAAGAACTGGGAAGATGGGAGCTTTTGGATCAACTATGCTGCGAGAAGATCATATGGGTTAGACCCTATCTACTGGAAGTTTATCGACGAGAGGCTGTTTGGGGAGAACCCCGCGGGTGGGTATGAGAAAAGGGCTGAGTCCATGACTGCCGAGGCACGGGAGctgatggagatggtggtcAAAGACAAGATGAAAGAGAAGAacggggagaggaaggtggttgAGTGGTTTgctgaggaggcgagggggcATTTGGCTAGGGTTCTGGGGTATGGGCAGTTGTGA
- a CDS encoding uncharacterized protein (EggNog:ENOG503P76M; COG:S) — protein MVSFTTFTAGLVAIFASSAMAAPTNAAAAASGSSVGLGACGQLHQDSEFVVALSHADFDPRTPGGNPNNNPLCGRRLRASFEGKSVEVAVVDRCPACSAGSLDLSPAAFSQLADLGRGRIQGSWVWL, from the exons ATGGTCTCTTTCACCACCTTCACTGCTGGCCTCGTCGCCATCTTCGCCTCCTCTGCCATGGCTGCCCCTACCaacgctgccgccgccgcctccg GCTCCTCTGTCGGCCTCGGCGCCTGCGGCCAGCTCCACCAGGACAGCGAGTTCGTCGTCGCTCTCTCCCACGCCGACTTCGATCCCCGGACCCCCGGcggcaaccccaacaacaaccccctctgcGGTCGCCGCCTCCGCGCCAGCTTCGAGGGCAAGTCCGTCGAGGTCGCCGTTGTCGACCGCTGCCCTGCCTGCTCCGCCGGCAGCTTGGATCTCAGCCCCGCTGCCTTCTCGCAGCTCGCTGATCTCGGCCGTGGCCGCATCCAGGGTTCTTGGGTCTGGCTCTAG